In Aspergillus oryzae RIB40 DNA, chromosome 6, one genomic interval encodes:
- a CDS encoding uncharacterized protein (predicted protein): MDEENRNKTAVLAAHHPYIIRQRHVLLFGLYSRLGRLLRPLLIRGGSHPSCSDLVNLGISCAEKLLNIRHTVEPEDLCPSFHSHSIDQHSFGALLLLTIDIMRDKDELRARDRRKNLIRECEMLRGKQRSLGEPTKNMIRALDQLIGIIQKPRLSLPREFVDVNGNHPGPTSTSTPYDSAGLPTQPFSSEETEIPGSQTVPTGKADDPEEHAHMSFTSADNFPCAHEHPANNPAGQDITELWTELLNSFPYSPGFTWEETFDWTWS, encoded by the coding sequence atggatgaagaaaacagaaataaaaCAGCAGTATTGGCTGCCCATCACCCCTATATTATCCGGCAAAGGCATGTGTTATTGTTTGGACTATACTCACGACTTGGCCGTTTGCTAAGGCCACTTCTTATTCGAGGAGGGAGCCATCCATCTTGCTCTGATTTGGTCAATCTTGGAATAAGCTGCGCCGAGAAGTTATTGAATATTCGTCATACAGTCGAACCGGAAGATCTTTGcccttccttccattcaCACAGTATTGACCAACACTCGTTTGGTGCCCTGCTTCTCTTGACCATTGATATTATGAGGGATAAAGATGAGCTTCGTGCACGGgacagaaggaagaacttgATTCGCGAATGCGAAATGCTGAGAGGAAAGCAGAGATCCTTGGGGGAGCCTACGAAAAACATGATCCGAGCGCTCGATCAATTAATAGGTATCATTCAGAAGCCACGTCTATCCTTACCGCGAGAATTTGTGGACGTGAATGGTAACCATCCTGGTCCAACGTCGACTTCAACGCCATATGATAGTGCCGGCCTTCCAACACAACCATTCTCATCTGAAGAAACCGAAATTCCAGGAAGTCAAACAGTGCCCACTGGGAAAGCAGATGACCCAGAGGAGCATGCCCACATGTCTTTTACCTCAGCGGATAACTTTCCGTGTGCTCATGAGCATCCAGCCAACAATCCTGCGGGCCAGGATATCACCGAGCTCTGGACAGAGCTGCTGAACAGTTTCCCTTATTCGCCAGGGTTTACATGGGAAGAGACATTTGACTGGACGTGGTCTTGA
- a CDS encoding Rieske (2Fe-2S) protein (predicted protein), translating into MNPFVQRSQAAWHRVGLVSEFPDLQLDNDCSPIAPSCKAFNIPKTNIGPPVEADIDLPGDLKEQVLIFKYKGKIHAIDHQCPHSSFPLSQGSLFDIEDFGITLSAGLTCPKHGWSFDIFSGQADRGNYKLKLWEVQLRDPQAKDESADSTDQEVWVRRKQRIG; encoded by the exons ATGAATCCTTTTGTTCAACGGTCTCAGGCAGCCTGGCACCGGGTAGGCCTTGTTTCTGAATTTCCCGACCTCCAGTTGGACAATGACTGCTCTCCGATTGCCCCAAGTTGCAAAGCATTCAACATCCCCAAGACAAACATCGGCCCTCCGGTTGAAGCAGACATTGACCTACCAGGGGACTTGAAGGAGCAAGTACTTATTTTCAAATATAAAGGCAAGATTCATGCCATTGACCAT CAATGTCCTCATTCGTCATTCCCACTTTCACAAGGCAGCCTCTTTGACATTGAAGACTTTGGCATCACCCTCAGTGCAGGACTGACATGTCCCAAACACGGCTGGTcctttgatatcttctctGGACAAGCAGATCGTGGCAACTACAAGCTGAAGCTGTGGGAAGTGCAACTTCGTGACCCCCAAGCTAAGGATGAGTCTGCAGACAGCACCGATCAGGAGGTCTGGGTGAGGCGGAAGCAGCGAATCGGCTAA
- a CDS encoding uncharacterized protein (predicted protein): MAILFKLSLPIWALAVVQATSSHCSHKQSSHHTAAYDFHPSQAGIQTAQLIDPLPLPYDFNTSNSEMADSSNSWWMSSYLTGSDNHQYMVLSHVLATDTFGLYRGGIYDITEPAYSLFSEMTTQNLTAHSQDGKFNIRTDDFFFGSALANNSITKLRTVSNRTNLQFDLTYELTAPVLFNAGLGGLFQFGPDQTGEWSMPAGKTSGSLVFNGKKITVDTKRSQTWYDRQWNVGPAPTSHTWTWFQLHINNGESDEKELVSLWMYDSDVKGHRQWATTQSKAGINIVQSVPTVEPFGNSWTSPHTNATYHQAWKIVLQDSTTLTVKTTYEDQELWAARGFATYEGFVTVNGTDADGKCVTGFGLVEIQGHF, encoded by the exons ATGGCAATTCTGTTCAAGCTATCTTTGCCTATCTGGGCACTTGCAGTCGTCCAAGCTACCAGCTCGCACTGTAGTCACAAGCAGAGCTCCCACCATACTGCCGCCTATGACTTCCATCCGAGCCAAGCAGGCATTCAAACCGCTCAACTG ATTGACCCTCTGCCTTTGCCATATGACTTCAACACCTCCAACAGCGAGATGGCCGACTCCAGTAACTCCTGGTGGATGTCATCCTACCTCACGGGAAGTGACAATCACCAGTACATGGTGCTGTCCCACGTCCTTGCCACCGATACATTCGGGCTGTACCGTGGTGGCATATATGACATCACCGAACCGGCCTATAGCCTGTTCTCAGAGATGACCACCCAGAACCTTACGGCCCACAGCCAGGACGGCAAGTTCAACATCCGCACCGacgatttcttcttcggctctgCTCTCGCCAACAACTCCATCACGAAGCTGCGCACTGTATCAAATAGAACAAACCTCCAGTTCGATCTGACCTACGAGCTGACCGCCCCTGTCCTCTTCAACGCAGGTCTTGGTGGCCTCTTTCAATTCGGCCCGGACCAGACGGGCGAGTGGTCCATGCCTGCGGGAAAAACCTCTGGGTCGCTGGTCTTCAACGGTAAGAAGATTACTGTTGACACGAAGCGTTCTCAAACTTGGTACGACCGTCAGTGGAACGTTGGGCCCGCACCCACCAGCCATACTTGGACTTGGTTCCAACTGCACATCAACAATGGGGAGAGTGACGAGAAAGAGCTGGTCTCGTTGTGGATGTACGACAGCGACGTTAAGGGTCATCGTCAGTGGGCCACTACCCAGTCCAAGGCTGGTATCAACATTGTCCAGTCTGTTCCCACCGTTGAACCATTCGGCAACTCCTGGACATCCCCTCATACCAACGCCACCTACCACCAGGCATGGAAAATCGTCCTTCAGGACAGCACTACACTCACGGTTAAGACGACCTATGAGGACCAGGAGCTGTGGGCTGCCAGGGGCTTTGCTACCTACGAGGGCTTTGTCACCGTGAATGGAACTGACGCCGATGGCAAGTGCGTGACCGGATTCGGACTCGTCGAGATTCAGGGACATTTCTAA
- a CDS encoding uncharacterized protein (predicted protein), with amino-acid sequence MKTTFLTLLVLFVGLVVASPMFQADDDETVEVSEKGQCDWTDPSCETWDPISCTCQDEGYVSQSEPWDDSPDVSGDKLSSREVKIRTRSTKGVKGFYSGKVKGNWIAVDTDAYQKAKQAIFKQLSADPRVSFGQVDDLSKKFRAKGQSWRWTGKVDKKKLSEQAHTDHGPFGQFKNWQGTRFYDFTFYFRVT; translated from the exons ATGAAGACCACATTTCTTACCTTGcttgttctctttgtcggCCTAGTTGTTGCGTCGCCGATGTTCCaagccgatgatgatgagactGTTGAAG TTTCTGAGAAAGGACAGTGTGACTGGACAGACCCGAGCTGCGAAACTTGGGATCCGATCAGTTGCACCTGCCAGGACGAGGGCTACGTTTCCCAGAGCGAACCCTGGGATGACTCTCCAGATGTGAGCGGTGACAAACTTAGCAGCCGCGAGGTAAAGATTCGAACACGCTCGACGAAAGGCGTGAAAGGCTTCTACAGTGgcaaagtgaagggaaaTTGGATTGCAGTGGATACCGATGCTTATCAGAAAGCCAAGCAGGCAATTTTCAAACAGCTATCTGCGGACCCCCGTGTTTCCTTCGGGCAAGTTGATGATTTatcaaagaaattcagaGCCAAAGGTCAGTCGTGGAGGTGGACCGGCAAagttgacaagaagaagctttcgGAGCAGGCTCACACAGACCATGGGCCTTTCGGTCAGTTCAAGAATTGGCAGGGAACTAGGTTCTATGACTTCACCTTTTATTTCAGGGTGACTTGA
- a CDS encoding uncharacterized protein (predicted protein), with translation MPSRPAPNDHVHGLSGPLVSEVLSDDPMQLFPKPTTLFPAETVQLTNEVLAAVSSNVRNANISDVFHFADPYTDSTLSKKNPRSCKVMPGDVSWPKNLLWNTLDTLLGKRLIKTVPLAAYGYLEWPEYDADKCANITSQWVVSNLHMDDPVSIMLPRYEGRTCMAPGYNYTNTCELGSYPTYVVNASTVAQIQLAVNFARNLNLRLVVKNTGHDFNGKSSGKGALSIWTHWFKDKAFYPQYKAANGYVGPAIKFGSGVQVGEAYEYAKSLGVSVVGGEAVTVGLGGGYTAGGGHSPLSSMYGMAADQVLAMEDICLTLCCVFVLADGRFIPASSTENSDIFWMLRGSGGSTIGVVTSLIVKALPRLPTTTVTFNFTINDAPNVDAFWKGIEAYFDNFEDFVNAGTYGYYYVGASAVEIGTHHAGSTDYYFRMHSFVAPNMTIAETKALLAPWYNVLDSLNITYTPWYYHADNLIRRRCRGQNRLPQSGAYMSKADLIEPNLQEAFYGANYPALYALKQKYDPTSLFFALTAVGAEDGEVRTTDPLPYSWNNNGRLCPVSL, from the exons ATGCCTTCCCGCCCAGCACCGAATGACCACGTCCACGGCCTCTCTGGGCCTCTCGTCTCCGAAGTCCTTTCCGACGACCCCATGCAACT TTTCCCGAAGCCCACCACGCTGTTTCCTGCAGAGACAGTCCAATTGACGAATGAAGTTCTTGCCGCCGTGTCGTCAAACGTTCGAAATGCGAATATATCTGATGTATTCCATTTCGCCGATCCCTACACCGACTCGActctttcaaagaagaatccaCGAAGCTGCAAAGTGATGCCCGGGGACGTGTCCTGGCCCAAGAATCTGCTCTGGAATACTTTAGATACCCTACTGGGCAAACGACTGATCAAGACAGTACCGCTGGCTGCATACGGCTACCTCGAGTGGCCGGAGTACGATGCAGACAAGTGCGCTAATATTACCTCTCAATGGGTCGTTTCCAATCTCCA TATGGATGACCCAGTTTCCATTATGCTGCCCCGATACGAAGGTAGAACTTGCATGGCGCCTGGGTACAACTACACCAACACCTGTGAGTTGGGTAGCTACCCGACATACGTTGTCAATGCTTCTACGGTGGCCCAGATTCAATTGGCTGTCAACTTCGCACGTAATCTGAACCTTCGTCTCGTGGTGAAGAACACGGGTCATGACTTCAATGGCAAGTCATCCGGTAAAGGTGCTCTGTCCATTTGGACCCATTGGTTCAAAGATAAGGCGTTTTACCCACAGTACAAGGCCGCCAATGGCTATGTCGGACCAGCCATTAAATTCGGTTCTGGAGTTCAAGTCGGGGAAGCCTATGAGTACGCGAAGAGCCTCGGCGTTAGCGTCGTTGGCGGAGAAGCTGTGACTGTTGGTCTGGGAGGTGGCTACACTGCAGGTGGTGGTCACTCACCTTTGAGCAGCATGTACGGCATGGCTGCTGATCAGGTTCTGGCTATGGAAG ATATATGTCTAACGCTTTGTTGCGTATTTGTCTTGGCTGACGGGCGCTTCATTCCTGCATCCTCTACTGAAAACTCCGATATTTTCTGGATGCTTCGTGGTAGTGGCGGAAGTACCATTGGCGTTGTTACTTCTCTGATTGTCAAAGCTCTCCCGAGATTGCCAACCACCACTGTTACGTTTAATTTCACCATCAACGACGCGCCCAATGTCGATGCGTTCTGGAAAGGAATTGAGGCCTACTTTGACAATTTTGAGGATTTTGTCAACGCAGGTACCTACGGCTACTACTATGTTGGAGCGTCGGCCGTTGAGATTGGGACTCACCATGCTGGATCGACCGACTACTATTTCCGCATGCATTCCTTCGTGGCACCTAACATGACCATCGCTGAGACAAAAGCTCTGCTTGCTCCATGGTACAATGTTCTCGATAGCCTGAACATTACCTACACACCATGGTATTACCATGCGGACAATTT AATACGTCGGCGCTGCCGCGGTCAAAACCGCCTCCCGCAGTCCGGCGCCTACATGAGCAAGGCTGATCTGATCGAGCCGAACCTGCAGGAGGCCTTCTATGGGGCTAATTATCCCGCTCTGTACGCATTGAAGCAGAAGTATGATCCCACTAGTCTGTTCTTTGCGCTGACTGCTGTTGGTGCGGAGGATGGGGAGGTCAGGACCACTGATCCTTTGCCGTATTCTTGGAATAATAATGGACGGCTTTGTCCTGTTTCTTTATAG
- a CDS encoding uncharacterized protein (imidazolonepropionase and related amidohydrolases): protein MGSIVVEPYRPTPADITINNHKPGDPSKILFKNVCILDSTGRAPCHGNVLIEGERIAAVGDVSDSAARGALVIEGEGKKTLMSGLMDAHTHLSFNDSPTLDGLTSAPLEEHVLSTAQSAKTYLDCGYTMCFGAASAQPRLDIAIKGAIKSGMIPGPRTLANAPEITTTGGAIVPGISRNADGPHEMRKQVREFIMLGADNIKLSMSGDDIHLTMPSTETYFTLEETVAAVDEAHNRGKRVCAHARSAQSVKFALQAGVDVIYHASFIDQEGMDMLEQKKDHVWVAPALNFFYTTCTGEATPWGLTAEDAAKKGLTYEVDTACKAMQEMRKRGIRVMPGGDYGFAWAPHGTYARDLKHLVDLFGYTPMESIIAATAWGGEMMGYPDDLGKVAPGYYADMILVDGDPLSDLEILQKQERLHAIIINGHIHKHVVPSQAVYA, encoded by the coding sequence ATGGGATCCATTGTTGTTGAGCCATACCGGCCCACACCTGCCGATATCACGATTAACAACCACAAACCGGGGGACCCGTCGAAGATCCTGTTCAAAAACGTTTGCATTCTGGATTCAACCGGGCGGGCCCCTTGCCATGGAAATGTCTTAATCGAAGGAGAACGTATCGCCGCCGTGGGCGATGTCAGCGACTCAGCCGCCCGCGGCGCATTGGTGATCGAGGGCGAAGGCAAGAAAACACTAATGTCTGGCCTGATGGACGCCCACACCCATCTCAGCTTTAATGACTCGCCTACTCTCGACGGCCTTACAAGTGCGCCACTTGAAGAACATGTCCTATCGACTGCTCAGTCGGCCAAAACCTACCTCGACTGCGGCTATACCATGTGTTTCGGGGCAGCCTCAGCTCAACCTCGGCTCGATATCGCGATCAAGGGTGCCATCAAATCCGGTATGATTCCAGGTCCACGTACTCTGGCGAATGCACCTGAGATTACAACCACCGGGGGAGCAATTGTGCCTGGTATCTCGCGCAATGCAGACGGGCCACATGAGATGCGAAAGCAGGTTCGGGAGTTCATTATGCTCGGGGCGGATAATATTAAATTGAGCATGAGTGGGGATGACATCCACCTAACAATGCCTAGCACGGAAACATATTTCACTCTGGAAGAGACGGTAGCCGCAGTAGATGAGGCGCATAACCGGGGGAAACGTGTCTGTGCACACGCCAGAAGTGCCCAATCCGTCAAATTTGCCCTCCAAGCTGGGGTGGACGTTATTTATCACGCTAGCTTCATCGATCAAGAGGGAATGGACATGCTAGAGCAAAAGAAGGATCATGTTTGGGTCGCTCCAGCTCTGAACTTCTTCTATACAACATGCACCGGCGAAGCAACTCCATGGGGCTTGACCGCCGAGGATGCAGCGAAAAAAGGCCTTACGTACGAGGTGGACACAGCCTGCAAGGCGATGCAAGAGATGCGCAAAAGGGGAATTCGTGTCATGCCCGGTGGTGACTATGGTTTTGCCTGGGCGCCCCACGGGACGTATGCCAGAGATCTGAAGCATCTTGTGGACTTGTTTGGCTACACCCCGATGGAGAGTATTATTGCTGCAACTGCTTGGGGAGGAGAGATGATGGGATACCCAGACGATTTGGGCAAGGTAGCACCGGGATACTATGCGGATATGATTCTGGTGGATGGAGACCCTCTGTCTGATCTGGAGATTTTGCAAAAACAGGAGAGATTGCATGCAATTATTATCAATGGTCATATCCATAAGCATGTTGTACCCTCGCAAGCTGTTTATGCTTAG
- a CDS encoding uncharacterized protein (predicted protein), with product MAKSPSPDAPRVLEKTLTRFPGAGMPEEAVQAASKNLGMIPILLDRVPGQVPIKEVLEQIGTLEYGEEEEEEEEEKGLPALKALLDRQIVSADETVIATVAPNFSTSKYNLIEHKPDAPITQKILVRAASNASSIKLMMEKLKDLITITKEVILATIRDWQGADTIKIIYDRLGSVPITRNVWKKAPIENPEFMTGFLFRLQRDLKPRVVWEDIWQDSHTDAETKATVTMAFLNLAEGQEAIDLLQAYPYDWEQKEDHGFENLIQRLLPNDIPSPETEQVAAIIVERCSNEVIEKFLNTEHQISITDKVMQAAERNKRANKEALL from the coding sequence ATGGCCAAGAGTCCCAGTCCGGACGCTCCCAGAGTACTCGAAAAGACGCTTACAAGGTTCCCAGGCGCAGGGATGCCGGAGGAAGCTGTTCAAGCAGCAAGTAAGAATCTCGGTATGATTCCGATCCTTCTAGATCGGGTCCCTGGTCAAGTACCGATCAAAGAAGTGCTTGAACAGATCGGCACCTTAGAGtatggagaggaagaagaagaagaagaagaagaaaaggggctGCCCGCATTGAAGGCGCTCCTTGATCGTCAAATCGTGAGTGCAGACGAAACGGTGATCGCGACAGTCGCCCCCAACTTTTCTACCTCGAAATACAATCTTATCGAACACAAGCCAGATGCCCCAATTACACAAAAAATCCTAGTCCGAGCCGCAAGCAACGCATCATCCATAAAACTTatgatggagaagctcaaagaCCTTATAACGATCACGAAGGAAGTAATCCTAGCCACAATCCGGGATTGGCAAGGAGCTGACACTATCAAAATCATTTACGATCGACTAGGATCAGTCCCGATTACCCGCAACGTATGGAAAAAGGCTCCCATAGAGAACCCAGAGTTTATGACAGGATTCCTCTTCAGACTGCAGCGGGATCTGAAGCCTCGAGTCGTATGGGAAGATATTTGGCAAGATAGCCACACCGATGCGGAAACAAAAGCCACCGTGACTATGGCTTTCCTGAATCttgcagaaggccaagaagcgATCGATCTACTGCAAGCATACCCATATGACTgggaacaaaaagaagaccaCGGCTTTGAAAACTTGATTCAGCGACTTCTGCCAAATGATATTCCATCACCGGAGACTGAGCAAGTGGCAGCGATTATCGTGGAACGATGCAGCAATGAGGTCATCGAAAAGTTCCTGAATACCGAGCATCAAATTTCGATCACAGACAAGGTAATGCAAGCGGcagagagaaacaaaagggCTAATAAAGAGGCTTTGTTGTAA
- a CDS encoding uncharacterized protein (predicted protein): protein MSVRLVGLKWGVRRSKENAKILPTLKSPDIRSKDNAKILPILTALDKISLEAYRRSVLAFCRTKYRDSDPVYEDENLSVRPRVSRHQAQAEEIDKYQHDLETKDNPTGFGVFYDRS, encoded by the exons ATGAGCGTACGGTTAGTAGGGCTGAAGTGGGGCGTCAGACGGAGCAAGGAAAATGCCAAGATTTTGCCCACTCTGAAGTCACCCGACATACGGAGCAAGGATAATGCCAAGATTTTGCCAATTCTGACGGCACTCGAC AAAATCTCACTCGAGGCCTACCGCCGTTCGGTTCTTGCATTCTGTCGTACAAAATACCGCGACAGTGATCCAGTTTACGAGGACGAGAATCTCTCTGTCCGACCACGTGTATCAAGACACCAAGCACAAGCTGAAGAGATTGACAAATATCAACATGATCTGGAAACCAAAGATAACCCTACCGGCTTTGGTGTTTTTTACGACAGGAGTTAG
- a CDS encoding uncharacterized protein (predicted protein), translating to MDLRRLGSSRDEAEQKLATIKRTLEEVRREPEGVSYLECFRKSNLRRTTIAVFLLCMLSAAGASFAASYSTYYAQTVVYNTEMSFKIQIIQQVLSLIGNVISWWLIDRDQSITSR from the exons ATGGACCTCCGCCGCCTCGGCTCATCGCGCGATGAAGCCGAGCAGAAACTGGCCACGATCAAGAGAACTCTGGAAGAGGTCCGTCGTGAACCCGAAGGCGTCTCATACCTAGAATGCTTTCGGAAGTCCAATCTACGACGCACCACTATTGCCGTTTTCCTTCTGTGCATGCTCTCTGCGGCGGGTGCTTCCTTCGCGGCCTCATACTCTACCTACTACGCCCAAACAGTAGTCTATAATACGGAAATGTCCTTCAAGATCCAGATCATTCAACAGGTCCTGTCCCTGATAGGCAACGTCATCTCGTGGTGGTTGATTGACAGA GATCAAAGTATCACTAGCAGATAA
- a CDS encoding MCT family MFS transporter (monocarboxylate transporter): MDDTHHSTGASQNAGEKQPTFESAKVNEPQEFPDGGLRAWLVVLGAFFGLLISFGWTNCVGVFQAYYETHQLQSKSPSIVSWIPATSMFMIFITGPVVGRLYDNFGPRYLLLIGAFLHVFGLMMTSISSQYYQFILAQAICSPIGAGMVMYPCFTCVTTWFMKKRALVMGIVASGLSLGGVVLPILVDRLMPQIGFAWTMRTCAFLMLALLIVTNLTVRPRLPSQPKNIGIMAFIRPFKDLPFLLTALASFFYSMGMFIPITFMVTYGKYRGMSVELAGYLVPIFNAASGIGRILPGYAADKLGNYNVSLCAACLSSIFVLALWLPGQDQATAIAFAALFGLSSGTYTAISPALVAQISDIREIGTRSGTMYACMSVAALTGSPIGGALISAAGGSYWKLQVFTGTMLVMGTIFYIIARMHLAKGKLWMKV, translated from the exons ATGGACGACACACATCACTCAACCGGTGCAAGTCAGAATGCGGGAGAGAAACAACCGACCTTTGAATCAGCTAAAGTAAACGAACCTCAGGAATTTCCTGACGGGGGCTTACGGGCTTGGCTAGTGGTTTTGGGGGCcttcttcggccttcttATTAGTTTCGGCTGGACGAATT GTGTCGGCGTGTTTCAAGCCTATTATGAGACTCATCAGTTACAGTCAAAATCCCCAAGTATAGTGTCGTGGATCCCTGCAACATCAATGTTCATGATTTTTATTACT GGACCTGTGGTTGGAAGGCTGTATGACAATTTTGGGCCGCGTTACCTCCTCTTGATAGGGGCCTTCCTGCATGTGTTCGGTCTCATGATGACGTCCATCTCATCCCAGTACTACCAGTTTATCCTTGCCCAAGCTATTTGCAGTCCCATTGGCGCGGGCATGGTCATGTATCCTTGCTTCACCTGTGTCACAACATGGTTCATGAAGAAGCGTGCCCTGGTCATGGGTATAGTTGCCAGCGGATTGAGCCTCGGTGGAGTGGTTCTACCTATCCTAGTAGATCGCTTGATGCCTCAGATAGGTTTCGCGTGGACCATGCGAACATGTGCGTTTCTAATGTTGGCGCTATTAATCGTCACAAATCTCACTGTGAGGCCAAGGCTACCTTCGCAACCAAAAAACATTGGTATAATGGCATTTATCCGGCCTTTCAAGgatcttccatttcttttAACAGCACTTGCCAGTTTCTTCTATTCGATGGGCATGTTCATCCCAATCACATTCATGGTGACCTATGGCAAATATAGGGGAATGTCAGTTGAACTTGCCGGGTATTTAGTACCGATTTTCAATGCAGCgag TGGGATCGGCCGCATTCTTCCCGGATATGCAGCGGACAAGCTAGGCAACTATAATGTCTCTCTTTGTGCTGCATGTTTGTCCAGTATTTTCGTTTTGGCTCTGTGGCTCcctggacaagatcaagcGACGGCAATTGCATTCGCTGCTCTCTTCGGTCTAAGCTCTGGCACCTACACAGCGATCAGTCCGGCTCTGGTGGCACAGATTTCCGATATACGGGAGATTGGAACCCGATCGGGTACGATGTATGCTTGCATGTCCGTGGCCGCATTGACAGGTAGCCCTATTGGAGGCGCTCTCATCTCGGCTGCAGGGGGGAGTTACTGGAAACTGCAGGTCTTTACGGGGACAATGTTGGTAATGGGGACCATTTTCTACATTATTGCCAGGATGCATTTGGCCAAAGGAAAGCTGTGGATGAAGGTATAG
- a CDS encoding fungal specific transcription factor domain-containing protein (predicted protein) yields the protein MLAESHHGADSPKTWDNLEAIASNPHSATEPSFGRQQPARGISMSDPKFILFNDRKASGEASAKTLQHHDPPTTDVPNNVKWRNLQSLLPDIHLARLLFEHYVQTADCLHREIHVPSTRTLLEATYDELSGSMMGLHETIILFLSIFASSAFYVCHSHSHSVSDQLKDASKWYNTWKEAVIFALLQPDAIRSSSLISLQTILIMTYLIWDTEGQSSMFHTLRGIAHSKAIQMKIHRLDAHHPTEDDDVIVTELKRRLWWHLASTDWFVRSFHLNCT from the coding sequence ATGTTAGCAGAAAGTCATCATGGAGCAGACAGTCCCAAGACATGGGACAATCTTGAGGCCATTGCTTCTAATCCACACTCTGCTACCGAGCCGAGCTTTGGACGACAGCAGCCAGCAAGGGGGATATCCATGAGCGATCCCAAATTTATTCTCTTTAATGACAGAAAGGCTTCTGGGGAGGCATCTGCCAAAACACTCCAGCATCATGACCCACCAACTACCGATGTACCGAACAATGTCAAGTGGAGAAACCTGCAAAGTCTTCTGCCTGATATTCATCTTGCTCGGCTACTTTTTGAACATTATGTTCAGACTGCGGACTGTCTGCACCGCGAGATTCATGTTCCTTCCACGCGCACTCTCCTGGAGGCCACTTATGATGAACTATCGGGATCGATGATGGGGTTACATGAAACGATTATCTTGTTCCTTTCCATCTTCGCATCCAGCGCCTTTTATGTCTGCCATTCACACTCCCACTCAGTATCTGACCAACTGAAGGATGCGTCGAAGTGGTACAATACATGGAAGGAGGCAGTCATATTTGCACTATTGCAGCCAGATGCAATACGCTCGTCGTCACTAATATCTCTGCAGACAATATTGATCATGACGTACTTAATATGGGATACGGAAGGCCAATCATCCATGTTCCATACCCTAAGAGGTATCGCACATTCGAAGGCAATTCAAATGAAGATCCATCGCCTCGACGCGCATCATCCaacagaagatgacgacgTCATTGTAACAGAACTCAAGCGCCGTCTCTGGTGGCATCTTGCGTCTACTGACTGGTTTGTTCGATCCTTTCATCTCAATTGCACATAG